A DNA window from Drosophila virilis strain 15010-1051.87 chromosome 4, Dvir_AGI_RSII-ME, whole genome shotgun sequence contains the following coding sequences:
- the LOC6627838 gene encoding peritrophin-44, which translates to MKAGSSLVALLILGLCGLGQSQRIEDICTLFSNNTVIRDPESCSRSITCIDGKSVYSTCKGTTPFFDKDTLKCVKTLDGSDSCDVTCANATGLFISDPKSCFGYYYCMDEETPVYGACPDSTHFNETIQECTWSHASECKASSFDYCSIIKNGVNFDNLQGCNRYHVCTKGELKDETCKTGYYQARTGTCVDKNLVECDVHPLPSNVCGTAKSPKKNELVPDGATCQGYFFCAEQANGTPDENPTWGKCGDDLFFDKSSQKCIEPNKVVCSEDRCQGRTIPFVLSSTKGCRHYLRCADGRTIDEKTCGNYFFDEANAVCVAQILTYAIC; encoded by the exons ATGAAAG CGGGCAGCAGCCTTGTGGCACTCTTGATCTTGGGCCTGTGTGGGTTGGGCCAGAGCCAGCGCATTGAGGATATATGCACGCTCTTCTCGAATAATACGGTTATACGTGATCCGGAGTCGTGCAGTCGTTCGATAACCTGCATCGATGGCAAAAGCGTCTATAGCACCTGCAAGGGCACCACGCCGTTCTTCGACAAGGATACGCTGAAGTGCGTCAAGACGCTGGACGGATCAGATAGTTGTGATGTAACCTGTGCGAATGCGACTGGCCTATTTATATCAGATCCAAAGTCATGCTTCGGCTACTATTATTGCATGGATGAGGAAACGCCCGTTTATGGCGCCTGCCCGGACTCTACGCACTTCAATGAGACCATACAGGAGTGCACCTGGAGTCATGCCTCCGAGTGCAAGGCGAGCAGCTTTGACTACTGCAGCATCATCAAGAACGGTGTCAACTTTGACAATCTGCAGGGCTGTAATCGGTATCATGTGTGCACTAAGGGCGAACTGAAGGATGAGACCTGCAAGACGGGCTACTATCAGGCCAGAACTGGAACATGTGTGGACAAGAATCTAGTCGAATGTGATGTGCATCCCTTACCCAGCAATGTGTGCGGCACAGCGAAGAGTCCCAAAAAGAATGAATTGGTGCCAGATGGTGCCACCTGCCAGGGTTATTTCTTTTGCGCCGAACAGGCCAATGGCACACCCGATGAGAATCCAACGTGGGGCAAATGCGGCGATGATTTGTTCTTTGACAAGAGCTCACAGAAGTGCATTGAGCCCAACAAGGTGGTCTGCTCGGAGGATCGCTGCCAGGGGCGCACCATTCCCTTCGTTTTGAGCTCCACCAAGGGCTGTCGCCACTATTTGCGCTGTGCCGATGGTCGCACCATTGACGAGAAGACCTGCGGTAATTATTTTTTCGATGAAGCCAACGCCGTTTGTGTGGCTCAGATTTTAACCTATGCCATATGCTAG